A single window of Solea solea chromosome 9, fSolSol10.1, whole genome shotgun sequence DNA harbors:
- the si:ch211-212d10.2 gene encoding Rieske domain-containing protein: MAASSASSASSSSSSASSGSRNGEGDTDGVSWRLIGAASELANKRCRLMYSSLGYNSDVCLFYVKGEFFAMDARCAHSGGPLCEGDIEEADGVLQVICPWHDYDFDLRTGKSGTSLQQQVYEVKLEDGNVYVKHASRLSLLPFPAEKKS, translated from the exons ATggctgcttcttctgcttcgtctgcgtcttcttcttcttcttctgcttcgtCTGGCTCCAGAAATGGAGAGGGGGACACGGACGGCGTTTCGTGGAGACTCATAGGCGCGGCCTCGGAGCTCGCCAACAAGCGCTGCCGGCTGATGTACTCCTCCCTCGGCTACAACTCTGACGTCTGCCTCTTCTACGTCAAGGGCGAATTTTTCGCTATGGATGCCCGCTGTGCACACTCCG GCGGTCCTCTGTGTGAGGGGGACATTGAGGAGGCTGATGGAGTCCTGCAGGTCATCTGTCCATGGCACGACTATGACTTTGACCTCAGGACAGGGAAGTCAGGAACCTCATTACAG CAACAAGTGTATGAAGTGAAACTGGAGGACGGCAACGTGTACGTGAAACATGCCAGTCGTCTCTCCTTGCTGCCTTTccctgcagagaagaaaagcTAG